A single genomic interval of Pontibacter deserti harbors:
- a CDS encoding helix-turn-helix domain-containing protein, whose translation MKSEEELLKAIGDRLKEVRVQKGYTSYEDFALEHGLGRMQYWRMEKGVNLTMKSLIRVLTIHEMSLQEFFSKGF comes from the coding sequence ATGAAAAGCGAAGAAGAGCTGCTAAAGGCAATCGGGGACAGGCTAAAGGAAGTCAGGGTGCAGAAGGGGTATACTAGCTACGAGGACTTTGCTTTGGAACATGGTTTGGGCAGGATGCAGTACTGGCGTATGGAAAAAGGCGTGAACCTTACCATGAAGTCCCTGATCCGGGTGCTGACTATACACGAAATGTCGTTACAGGAGTTTTTTTCAAAAGGATTCTGA
- a CDS encoding NUDIX hydrolase, translating to MKVIDKLAWLEIKDEKILSTRSRGRTKYYIPGGKRESGESDMEALAREIKEELNIELIEDTVRFAGVFQAQADSHAEGIQVKMTCYKSSYKGTISPSGEIEEVIWLTYRDRSLVSPVDQLIFDWLKERKQIQ from the coding sequence ATGAAGGTTATAGATAAGCTGGCCTGGCTGGAGATAAAGGATGAAAAGATACTCAGTACCAGAAGCAGAGGTAGGACAAAGTATTATATACCTGGAGGAAAGCGTGAATCCGGAGAGAGCGATATGGAGGCGCTTGCAAGAGAGATCAAGGAAGAACTGAACATAGAGCTGATCGAAGATACTGTAAGATTTGCAGGTGTGTTTCAGGCACAGGCAGACAGCCATGCAGAAGGCATTCAGGTAAAGATGACATGTTATAAAAGTAGTTACAAGGGAACGATCAGTCCTTCAGGAGAAATAGAAGAAGTAATCTGGCTGACCTACAGGGATAGGAGCCTTGTTTCTCCCGTGGATCAGCTCATTTTCGACTGGCTGAAGGAAAGAAAGCAGATACAATGA
- a CDS encoding DNA cytosine methyltransferase: MKIPVIDIFAGPGGLGEGFSALLNAEGTRAFDIALSVEKEEAAHQTLTLRSFFRQFEPGTVPEDYYSFVKGEITIQELYRRWPQQASLAKEEAWLATLGDGEDAVPFEEVDSRIKNALKGHKNWLLIGGPPCQAYSIVGRSRRKDSILDEEKDVRVGLYRQYLRILAVHNPAVFVMENVKGLLSAKTKESSVFTKILNDLSDPVKIFPQTGTASPDSSVCPGYRIYSLVEEPASYDLNYNPVYNQKNFVIQAEKYGIPQTRHRVILLGVRKDINFYPGTLKKVDEVAIAQVLHDLPGLRSGLSKQKDNLEAWRTAISGVNLESVFPNAESCLIDEIKYQVKKIREAVAETGTEFLLCDKAEIGYEKEWFTDSRIGGVCNHSARGHMNSDLLRYLFVSSFARVYQRSPKLEDFPVELLPAHKNVKEGIDDKKFADRFRVQLWDKPSKTITSHISKDGHYYIHPDPVQCRSLTVREAARIQTFPDNYFFCGPRTSQFIQVGNAVPPLLANKIARLVLPVFSKLENETALSTGSDPAVTLRETVGV; the protein is encoded by the coding sequence TTGAAAATTCCGGTAATTGATATTTTCGCAGGTCCAGGCGGGCTTGGTGAAGGGTTTAGTGCGTTATTAAATGCTGAAGGTACAAGGGCATTCGACATAGCCTTGTCAGTGGAGAAGGAAGAAGCTGCACATCAGACATTAACCTTAAGAAGTTTCTTCAGGCAGTTTGAGCCTGGTACTGTCCCTGAAGATTATTATAGTTTCGTTAAAGGTGAAATCACTATACAGGAGCTCTACAGGAGATGGCCGCAGCAGGCTTCCCTGGCAAAAGAGGAGGCATGGCTGGCTACACTTGGGGATGGCGAAGATGCTGTGCCTTTTGAAGAAGTAGACTCCAGAATCAAAAACGCGTTAAAAGGGCATAAAAACTGGCTTCTGATTGGGGGGCCTCCGTGTCAGGCCTACTCCATTGTGGGGCGTTCCAGAAGAAAAGACAGCATACTGGATGAAGAGAAGGATGTCCGGGTAGGGCTTTACCGGCAGTACCTGAGGATTCTGGCTGTACATAACCCTGCTGTTTTTGTGATGGAGAATGTAAAAGGGTTGCTTTCAGCAAAAACGAAGGAAAGCTCTGTTTTTACCAAAATTCTTAATGATCTGTCAGATCCGGTAAAAATCTTCCCGCAAACCGGCACGGCTTCCCCTGACTCATCTGTATGCCCGGGGTACCGGATATATTCTCTGGTGGAGGAGCCGGCAAGCTATGATCTGAACTACAACCCTGTTTATAATCAGAAAAATTTTGTCATTCAGGCTGAAAAATACGGTATACCCCAAACCAGACACCGGGTTATTCTTTTAGGGGTCAGAAAGGACATTAACTTTTACCCCGGAACTCTGAAGAAGGTGGATGAAGTGGCAATAGCGCAGGTTCTGCATGATCTGCCCGGTTTACGAAGTGGCTTGTCAAAGCAAAAGGATAACCTTGAGGCTTGGAGAACAGCCATCAGTGGTGTGAATCTGGAATCAGTATTTCCAAATGCAGAAAGTTGTCTAATTGATGAAATTAAGTATCAGGTAAAGAAAATCAGGGAAGCTGTTGCCGAAACCGGTACAGAATTTCTTCTTTGTGACAAAGCTGAGATCGGATATGAAAAAGAATGGTTCACTGACTCCAGGATTGGGGGAGTATGCAACCATTCAGCCAGAGGGCATATGAACAGTGACCTACTGAGATACCTGTTTGTCTCCAGTTTTGCCAGAGTATACCAGAGATCACCTAAGCTGGAGGATTTTCCTGTTGAGTTGCTTCCGGCGCATAAGAATGTAAAGGAGGGTATTGACGATAAAAAGTTTGCAGACAGATTCCGGGTACAGCTCTGGGATAAACCATCCAAGACAATTACCAGTCATATCTCCAAAGATGGCCATTACTATATTCATCCTGATCCGGTACAGTGCAGAAGCCTGACTGTGCGGGAAGCCGCGCGCATTCAGACTTTTCCAGATAATTATTTTTTCTGCGGTCCGAGAACTTCTCAGTTTATACAGGTCGGCAATGCGGTTCCGCCACTGCTTGCGAATAAAATTGCACGCCTTGTTTTGCCTGTTTTCAGTAAGCTGGAGAATGAGACAGCACTAAGCACCGGTTCAGATCCGGCAGTTACTTTAAGGGAAACGGTTGGAGTATAG
- a CDS encoding helix-turn-helix domain-containing protein, producing MLNFNEVLEKLNRLEQMLATQTAQTKPVLNFKDACEYMGVSSSFLYKLTGSRAIPHFCPNGKMLFFKREDLDAWMLRNPQSIRKT from the coding sequence ATGCTTAATTTCAATGAAGTGCTCGAAAAGCTCAACCGTCTTGAGCAGATGCTTGCCACTCAAACCGCCCAGACTAAACCTGTACTGAATTTCAAAGATGCCTGTGAATACATGGGCGTCAGCAGCAGCTTTCTTTACAAGCTGACAGGCTCAAGGGCCATCCCGCACTTCTGTCCCAACGGCAAGATGCTGTTTTTCAAAAGAGAAGATCTGGATGCCTGGATGCTGCGCAATCCGCAGAGCATAAGAAAAACTTGA
- a CDS encoding DUF3987 domain-containing protein, with protein MSRSFFKKLNQEAQLNKLPFIPSELYSQLPSLLQQGIGRFEAEREKDVYFIGALTVLSGCLQGVHGIYDQKKVFPNLYSFISAPAASGKGVMAYAKILGKAWAKHLNSGSDKDGKQKHFFLPANSSSAAIVDNLNHTGGIGVIFETEADTLANSFKNDWGNFSDALRNGFHHEPITSCRKGESGFVAIDTPRISVGISGTPGQLLSIFPSAENGLYSRFTNYTFPYTPEWRDVSPKEGGVSHTDFFNEQSEKVLEMVLFSIANPSEFTLSKAQWKTFNDYFRRQQADTFRRLGLGAVCITRRLALMIYRIAMIISAVRRFESKSTDAPLACNEQDFNIAMSLAGILHRHSEYIYSLLPNTEYTSEDVAMRNFYDGLPPEFSRAEAIEVAKGLKLSTRCGDGYLKVLTEEGIFEKEKQGNYRKIELITA; from the coding sequence ATGTCTAGGTCCTTCTTTAAAAAGCTTAACCAGGAAGCACAGTTGAACAAGCTGCCTTTTATTCCATCGGAACTTTACAGCCAGCTTCCTTCCCTTCTTCAACAAGGAATCGGAAGGTTTGAGGCGGAGAGAGAAAAAGATGTATACTTTATAGGTGCACTCACTGTGCTGAGCGGATGTCTTCAGGGAGTGCATGGTATATATGATCAGAAAAAGGTATTCCCGAACCTGTATAGCTTCATATCGGCACCGGCAGCCAGCGGGAAAGGGGTAATGGCTTATGCCAAAATATTGGGAAAGGCTTGGGCGAAACACCTGAATAGCGGGTCTGACAAAGACGGAAAACAAAAGCATTTCTTCCTGCCTGCAAACTCCAGCTCTGCCGCTATCGTGGACAATCTGAACCACACAGGCGGAATAGGTGTGATTTTCGAAACTGAAGCTGATACTTTGGCGAATTCCTTCAAGAACGACTGGGGGAACTTTAGTGATGCGCTCAGGAACGGGTTTCATCATGAGCCCATCACTTCCTGTCGCAAAGGAGAGAGCGGGTTTGTGGCCATCGATACTCCGCGCATTTCTGTCGGGATTTCAGGCACACCTGGACAGCTGCTTTCCATCTTTCCATCTGCGGAGAACGGACTCTATAGCAGATTTACGAATTATACATTTCCTTATACACCGGAATGGCGCGATGTGTCACCAAAGGAAGGTGGGGTCAGCCATACAGATTTCTTTAATGAGCAATCCGAGAAAGTGCTGGAAATGGTGTTGTTTTCGATTGCTAACCCCAGTGAATTTACTTTAAGTAAAGCGCAATGGAAGACGTTTAATGACTATTTCAGAAGGCAGCAGGCGGACACCTTCAGAAGGTTAGGGCTTGGAGCGGTGTGCATCACAAGACGGCTTGCGCTGATGATCTACAGGATTGCCATGATCATCTCGGCGGTACGCAGGTTTGAAAGCAAGAGTACAGACGCTCCTCTTGCCTGCAACGAGCAGGACTTTAATATAGCCATGTCTTTGGCCGGTATTCTGCACAGGCACTCCGAATACATTTATTCCCTGCTACCGAATACAGAATATACTTCAGAAGATGTTGCCATGCGTAACTTCTACGATGGCCTGCCACCGGAATTCTCAAGGGCGGAAGCCATAGAGGTGGCCAAGGGGTTAAAGCTTAGTACTAGGTGCGGTGACGGCTATCTGAAAGTACTTACGGAAGAAGGTATCTTTGAAAAGGAAAAACAAGGGAATTATAGAAAGATAGAACTAATTACCGCCTGA
- a CDS encoding very short patch repair endonuclease: MSRIKGKDTKPEMVVRKFLHAKGLRYRLHDKKLPGKPDVVLPKYKTIVNIHGCFWHGHEGCRYYVIPKTRTEWWQHKINRNRELDQQNLSKLIQEGWKVLTIFECELKPKVRAGTLDRLLEQIRFENSGN, from the coding sequence ATGTCCAGGATCAAAGGCAAGGATACTAAACCGGAAATGGTAGTGCGGAAGTTTCTCCATGCAAAAGGATTACGGTACAGGCTTCATGATAAAAAGCTTCCTGGTAAACCGGATGTTGTTCTGCCCAAATATAAAACCATAGTCAACATACATGGCTGCTTCTGGCACGGGCATGAAGGCTGCAGATACTATGTTATTCCCAAAACCCGTACGGAATGGTGGCAGCATAAAATTAACAGGAACAGGGAACTGGATCAGCAAAATCTTTCCAAATTAATCCAGGAAGGATGGAAAGTTTTAACGATATTTGAATGTGAGTTAAAGCCGAAAGTTAGGGCTGGTACTTTGGATCGTCTATTAGAACAAATCAGGTTTGAAAATTCCGGTAATTGA